In Chitinivorax sp. B, the genomic stretch ACATGTTCGTTCACCAACTGGGCCATGTCCTTGTCGCCGGTAGATACGATGGTTTTGATGCCATTTTTCCAGGCTTGTTCAGACAAGGTGCCGATGACATCGTCGGCTTCCACGCCATCGATCATCAGCAGGTTGAAACCCAAGGCTTTGACGGCAGCGTGGACCGGTTCGATCTGGCTACGCAGATCATCCGGCATGGGCGGGCGATTGGCTTTATATTCGGGATACCAATCATCGCGGAAGGTCTTTCCTTTTGCGTCGAAAACGCAGGCGCTATAATCGGCTTGTACCTCCCGCTGCAGTTTGCGCAGCATGTTCACCACACCATATAAGGCGTTTGTGGGCTCACCGGCCGAGTTGCGTAAATTTTGTATGGCGTGAAATGCGCGATACAAATACGATGAGCCGTCTATCAGCAGTAGCGTTTTCATAGAAGAAGAATAGTTATGAGCCTGACCGAGAAATTACCCAAAATCGAAGATCCGGGTGTGCTTGCGCAAAGTTACCGGGCGCGGGAATCGTGGCGTGTATTTGAAATCATGGCCGAATTTGTTGAGGCGACCGAGCGCCTGCAGGCGATTCAACCTGCCGTCAGCATCTTCGGCAGTGCCCGCACCCCGCGAGACCACCCATATTACAAGCTCACCGAAGAAATCGCACGTTTGCTGTCCGATGCGGGCTTCTCGGTGATATCCGGTGGTGGCCCTGGCATCATGGAGGCAGCCAACAAAGGCGCCTATTATGGCAAAAGTCCTTCTGTCGGCCTGAACATCCAATTGCCGCATGAACAGCACGCCAATCCATATCAGGATGTGTCCCAGACCTTCCGTCACTTTTTTGCACGTAAGGTCATGTTCGTCAAGAATGCAACCGCTTATGTGGTGATGCCGGGTGGCTTTGGTACGCTGGATGAGCTGACCGAGGCATTGACACTGATCCAGACCGGAAAATCGCGCAAGATGCCCATCATTCTGGTTGGCAGTGCCTTCTGGGGTGGCTTGATCGAATGGTTCAAGGCAAGGCTGGCTGGCGAGGGCATGATCAATCCAGTCGATCTGGATTTGATTCAGGTAATCGATGAGCCGAAAGCGGTGATCGATGCCATCTTCAAGTTCTATGAGACCCGCGGTTTCGAGATGTCTCCGACGGAACGCGAGATGCAGTTCAGCCTCTAACCTGTGTTACCGCATTAGGAAAATCAATGAAACGCGCATTTGCAGTGGCCGTGTTGGCCATATTGGCCAACAGTACCTGGGCCGCGCCTCCGGCTCAGGATAGCAAGATTCCGCCCCCACCCCCCATGCCGGAAAAATCGGCGAAGGACGACACCGTACAGGCTGAGCCACAGGTCACAATTATCAAGAAGGCTGATGAGGTCATTTCGGAATATCGTCTCAACGGTAAGTTATACATGATCAAAGTCACGCCACGAGGCGGCCCAACCTATTACATGGTTGATGAGACAGGCAATGGGCAAATGGTGCGTCGAGAAGGGGAACCGGCTCTCAAGCCACCAATGTGGGTGCTGTTTACATTCTGATTCGGTTCCAGAATGGTTTGCAGGTCTACGCGAAAATTCAACGGTGTGCCGGTGATTTCAAAGACTGCCGTCATGCCGTTGGGTGCGTAACGCACGGGTGGCCCGGCTTGCTCTGAACCCCATACGGCGCTGACAATGGGGCGAATCCAGTCGCTGATTTCCAGTGGTTGCTCGCCAAATTGCAAGGTTTCCAGATCTATGGCGCGAAACTGACTATACAGGATGTTGCCAGAGGTGCCGGCCTCTGGTTGTTGTGCATTGTAGGGCTGCTGTATACGGAAACTCGTTACCAAACTGCCACGATTGATGCAAACAACGTGTTGAACGAAAACGAGTTTCATGTTTTCGATGATCGACGACATAATGGGCTCCAGAGAAATGCGTAACCGGGTCAAATCGCGTTGCCCCGGCGTAAGGTTCGGTTAATGCAAAACGGAATCGGGGTCGCTGATTGTCAGACCATCCAGTCGTTCCAGTGCATTCCAGTCCAAAGTGTCATCAGCGTCTTCACAACACAGCAGGTGCAGCATGCTTTCATTCAGCTCACTCATCAGTTCACGTAAATCCACTTGCCAGTCGCTTCTCAAGCGGGCGTAGCACCGGGTCTGTAGATTGATGAGTACGCAAGGCAGTCTATCGTCGCCAGCCAGGTGCAAATTGGGGCCATCGTCATGGGATTTGGCCAGGCCTTTTCCCGATAACGTCGCCAGTCCTGTGAAAATGCGGCTGATCGATTCGATATCACGTGGGTTCAGTCGAATGGCATGCAGGGCGTTGATGGCGGCGCTGACGGGCAACAGGCAACCTGGTTCGCCCCAATACACAACCTCGCTATGATTGGGTGGCGTGAATTTGTCTTCATCATGCCGATCACCATGGCATAACAGGATGTAATTTCCCATGATTGCTTCCTCTGTCGGTTTGGAACCTGTTCACCAGTTCGGCTGAGTCGATTGGCTGCCTGGTGGAAAAGCATTCCGTTGATATGGGCTTGTCCCGCCCTGGATTGCCCTGCTGTTATCGGCCGAGCATCGGGCTTTGCGCTTTGCTCTTCCTATATCAAGTTCCATGCCAGGGGAAAATCGTTGAAAATGGCGGTTTTCCGGTGCTTGACGTGTCAAATTGACATGTCGACGCCCATTTTTTACACGTGGTTTGTAAACTCCCTGTCAGACGAAAGTACGCCACTGTGATCGAACACGACAACGACAGTACGTTGACTTCCCCAGTGCTGAATTTGGGTAACAGCCTGGGCTTTGTGCTGGGCATGACCGTTTTGTGGCATACAGATCCGGCAATGATCGGTGCGCAGTGGGTTGCGTCAGCGGGTCATGGGCCGATTACCCTCAATCGTTTTGCCCCGCTGTTTTTACCGGTTGATCAAATGACGGCGCTACCACTTGGGCATCAGGGCGTCAGTCGTGCGCCGACCATGTTGATGTTCACCGTAACTGGCGCACTGCAGGTTTTGCCACCAGATAGTCGCATGCTGATCGAACTGGATGGGGTTGCCATCTCGGGACCTACCGAGCTGACGCCTGATCATCTTGAACGTGGTGTGGTATTGGGGTTGGGGGGCGTGGTGCTGTTGTGTCTGCATCGTGTCATGACACTACCCAGGCGCGGGCTGGCAACTGAACTGATTGGCGTCGGTAGTGCCATGACCCGGGTTCGGGAGTTGGTAGCACAGGCTGCTGGTACTGATCTGCCAGTGTTGTTGCTGGGCGAAACGGGTTCCGGTAAGGAGGTGGCGGCACGTGCTATCCATCGCTTGAGTCGTCGTCGGGACAAACCGATGGTCAGTGTTAATATGGCCACGTTGAGTGAATCGCTGGCAGCAGCAGATCTATTCGGTGTCACCAAAGGGGCATATACCGGCGCCCAGTCTCAGCGACCAGGTTTGTTTGCGGAAGCAGGCGAAGGCACGTTGTTTCTGGATGAGATTGGCGATACCCCCAGTACAGTGCAACCGATGCTGTTGCGGGTGCTGGAAACCAGCGAGTATCGGCCGTTAGGCGCTACCAGGAATGAAGTCAGCCGGGCTCGCCTGATCGCTGCCACGGACAGGCGACTCGGGCCGGACTCATTCAACCAGCCTTTGTTGCGAAGGCTGGAAGCGTTGGTGATTCATATTCCGCCGTTGCGGGCAAGGCGGGAAGATATGGGGGTATTGATTCACCACCTGTTGGCGCAATGGCAAATCAAAACCGGCGCTTCAGCCAAATTGCCAATCAGTTTCATCACCGAACTGTGTTGTTACGATTGGCCAGGTAACGTAAGGCAGCTGGCACATGTGCTACAGAATGCCGTATTGACTTGTCAACGTGGCGAATGGCCAAGGTTGCATGATCTGGCAGGTGATGCTGATCGATGGTATCCGGTGCAACTTGCATTGACTCCAACCCCCGTACCAATGCCAGTGCAAGCTGCTCCTACCCGGCAAGCACCGTCTACCCTGACGGATGCGCAAGTCGTCGCGGCACTTGACCGGTCGGGCTGGCGTATTCGGGCTGCTGCAGTGTTACTGGGAATCTCCAGGCCGTCTTTGTATGCTTTGATCGAATCCAACAAACTGATTCGTCAGCCGGATGCGATAGGCCTGGAAGAATTGCGTGCGGCCCTGTTGGCGGCGGATGGGGATATCGACCAATGTGCGGCGCAACTGAAAACCCCAAGGGAAGCCCTGCGCAGGCAGCTGAAGCTGCAGGGCTTGCTGGGCTGAACTGTCGACCCATCAGCGATGGGTGCCGCTACCTACCTCGCTTTCCGGGTCAAAGCTGAATACGCGGCACTCTGGGCCAAGTGGGGGCCCATTTTTGATGTGACGGGTGATGTTGACGTTGATCAAAAATGAGAGCTCCCAGAACCCGTTTTTTTCCACAATAGGCAACTGCTTTTGATATGTTCTCGTGATTCTTAGATAACGATCACGCTCACCAGACCAATCGCTGCTGGTTGCCCAGCTCGTATTCTGAGTATCGAGCATGGTGATGGAACCACTGTTCGCAATCAGGGAAGGGGTTTCGGAAATCCGGTCACCATCGTTGTCGCGGTAGGGGCCGGATGGACGTGCGATGAAGGCACATTGGGTGATCTCGAAATCAAAGCTTTCAATTTCGACAGGCTTGCCATTCACCACGCAATATTGAAAGCTGCCGGCAGTGACTTGAAGCTTGATCAACTCATCCTGGATCAGCTTCAGGGTGCCAGCAGCGCGCCCCCTGGTATGAAAAGCGTCACGGTGTGAAGGTGATTCAACGTGCCAGACAAGGTTCTGCGTGTTCTGGTTGATGTCAAATGTAACGGAAAACAAAGCGGGCCTGGTTTCTGGGGTCATGGTGTTCTCTCGGTTAACATACGTTGATATGCGCTGTCACGACGTAGCGCGATGAAATCCGGTTCCGCTTCAATCAGCGAATCCGGGTACCCAAGTGCTCGTGCCTGGTGGAGTGTTTGCAAGGCTGTTGTCCGTAGTCCCAGTAATTCATAGGCCAATGCTGCACGGAAATGTACATCGGCATTGCGCGGGGCGTTGGCCAGTGCTTTGTCGATACGTTGCCGAGCTTGCTTCGCTTGCCCAAGTCTTGCGTCATACAAGGCTGCACGAGATATCAAAGTCACCTCATTGGGCGAACGTTGCAGCAAGGGGGCGATGAGCTGGCTGGCACGCTGATACGCCTTTTTCGAATCGCCCTCCCGACCAGGTACCCATCGTAGCGCATCCCCAAGATTAGCCCATTTCAAATAGTTGTTCGGGCTTCCTTTGTTACCTGATACGGCATGTTCAAATGCTGTGGCCGCGCCCAGGTAATCACCTTTGGCAAACAATGCAGTACCCAGATTGCTGTAAAGCCTGCCACTAGGGCGGATTTGCAGGCCTTGTTGCAGAATTCGCAAGGCTTCATCCAGTCGATTCTGCCGGACCAGTGCTGCATTGAGGTTGGCATAGGCATAAACGGCATCCGGCTGCAAAGCAATGCTGCGCCGAAATGCAAGCTCAGCAGCTGCGTAGTTGGCTTGTCGATAGCGTAGTGTCCCCAGAATATCGAGAAATACTCTTTCCTTGGGGTAGGTCTGCATGGCATGTTCAAGTGTGGCTTCTGCCTCGGTATGGCGCTCCATTTCAATCAGCAGATTGGCCTTGGCGTCCAATGCCTGCTGATTGGCAGGATCAAGGGATAGGGCTCTGCCCAGTACTTGCAAGGCCACATCGGGTTGGCCTTGAAGGCTCAGTACCCTGGCATGGGCAACGTGGGCCAGCGCCAGTTGGTCATCACTACGCATGGCGAGCTGTGCGCTGATCGCTGCTTGTTTCAACCAGACTTCATCCTGCCCATCGCCGACATAACGCAGTACATAAGCAAGTGCCAGCCAAGCGGCGGCGGCTGCATGATTGGGGGAGTTTGTCAAAACGGCCTTGAAATGACCAATGGCTTCATCCAGCGCACCGTCACGATCAAACCGGTTCATGGCTGCCTCGCCCATCGACAGGTGATCGGCCGTTGTCATTGGTGGTGCAGGTAAGGCGGTGGTCGGCTGATTTGACAGGTGCTGAGGCCAGACGGCAATTACTATGGCGATGCCGATTGCCAATGGTGTCGCCCAGAGCAGGTGTGTCAGCCAGTGTGGAAGGGTTCGACCAGTTTTGACTGTTGGGGTTTCAAGTTCTACATGAGAACCGGGTTGCAGGACCAGTGCAATGTGTTGTCGCACCGCTGCCATGGTAGAGAGGCGTGTTGCGGGGTCTTGGGCTGTCATTGCCCGTATCAAACTGATCAGACCTGCGGGTAAATCATTTGGTAGGGGCCAATTGGCACTGTCAGTATAAATTCGGGCGGAGGCCAGGGCGAAACCATTCAGCTCTGCAAATGGCCGGTGGCCGCATATTAGCTCATATAACACCATACCCAGTGCAAAGATGTCACAACCTGCATTGGCACGTTGTCCCAGCAGTTGTTCGGGTGCCATATAGGCTGGGGTACCTAGTGGAACTTGAGTAAAACTGGTTTGTGTCTGTAGTGGGTCAATCTGGCGGGCAATGCCAAAGTCCAGGATGCGGATGGTGCCGCTGGGTTCCTGCATCAGGTTGGAGGGTTTGATGTCTCCGTGAACCAAACCAGCAGCATGGGCTTCGGTCATGGCGATGGCGATCTGGTCGATCATAGTCAATGCCGCTGCTGCGGGTAGCACACCTGCTTCAATCACCTGACGCAAGGTTTGGCCCGGTACCCGCTCCATGACAATGGCAGGTACGCCATCCAACGTGGCCACCGCGAAAATTTTCACAAATGCTGCGTGGTGCAGCTGTG encodes the following:
- a CDS encoding DUF2782 domain-containing protein, which produces MPEKSAKDDTVQAEPQVTIIKKADEVISEYRLNGKLYMIKVTPRGGPTYYMVDETGNGQMVRREGEPALKPPMWVLFTF
- a CDS encoding TIGR00730 family Rossman fold protein, producing the protein MSLTEKLPKIEDPGVLAQSYRARESWRVFEIMAEFVEATERLQAIQPAVSIFGSARTPRDHPYYKLTEEIARLLSDAGFSVISGGGPGIMEAANKGAYYGKSPSVGLNIQLPHEQHANPYQDVSQTFRHFFARKVMFVKNATAYVVMPGGFGTLDELTEALTLIQTGKSRKMPIILVGSAFWGGLIEWFKARLAGEGMINPVDLDLIQVIDEPKAVIDAIFKFYETRGFEMSPTEREMQFSL
- a CDS encoding sigma 54-interacting transcriptional regulator — protein: MIEHDNDSTLTSPVLNLGNSLGFVLGMTVLWHTDPAMIGAQWVASAGHGPITLNRFAPLFLPVDQMTALPLGHQGVSRAPTMLMFTVTGALQVLPPDSRMLIELDGVAISGPTELTPDHLERGVVLGLGGVVLLCLHRVMTLPRRGLATELIGVGSAMTRVRELVAQAAGTDLPVLLLGETGSGKEVAARAIHRLSRRRDKPMVSVNMATLSESLAAADLFGVTKGAYTGAQSQRPGLFAEAGEGTLFLDEIGDTPSTVQPMLLRVLETSEYRPLGATRNEVSRARLIAATDRRLGPDSFNQPLLRRLEALVIHIPPLRARREDMGVLIHHLLAQWQIKTGASAKLPISFITELCCYDWPGNVRQLAHVLQNAVLTCQRGEWPRLHDLAGDADRWYPVQLALTPTPVPMPVQAAPTRQAPSTLTDAQVVAALDRSGWRIRAAAVLLGISRPSLYALIESNKLIRQPDAIGLEELRAALLAADGDIDQCAAQLKTPREALRRQLKLQGLLG
- a CDS encoding serine/threonine-protein kinase; its protein translation is MHYSLDTTTGTLLTGSLGGQYELRDKLGEGGFSEVYVAWDVQLHREVAVKLLKTSGPDETDKLLREARLAAQLHHAAFVKIFAVATLDGVPAIVMERVPGQTLRQVIEAGVLPAAAALTMIDQIAIAMTEAHAAGLVHGDIKPSNLMQEPSGTIRILDFGIARQIDPLQTQTSFTQVPLGTPAYMAPEQLLGQRANAGCDIFALGMVLYELICGHRPFAELNGFALASARIYTDSANWPLPNDLPAGLISLIRAMTAQDPATRLSTMAAVRQHIALVLQPGSHVELETPTVKTGRTLPHWLTHLLWATPLAIGIAIVIAVWPQHLSNQPTTALPAPPMTTADHLSMGEAAMNRFDRDGALDEAIGHFKAVLTNSPNHAAAAAWLALAYVLRYVGDGQDEVWLKQAAISAQLAMRSDDQLALAHVAHARVLSLQGQPDVALQVLGRALSLDPANQQALDAKANLLIEMERHTEAEATLEHAMQTYPKERVFLDILGTLRYRQANYAAAELAFRRSIALQPDAVYAYANLNAALVRQNRLDEALRILQQGLQIRPSGRLYSNLGTALFAKGDYLGAATAFEHAVSGNKGSPNNYLKWANLGDALRWVPGREGDSKKAYQRASQLIAPLLQRSPNEVTLISRAALYDARLGQAKQARQRIDKALANAPRNADVHFRAALAYELLGLRTTALQTLHQARALGYPDSLIEAEPDFIALRRDSAYQRMLTERTP